The genomic segment GCGGTGTTGTTGGTCACCCACTATCAGCGCCTGCTCGACTATGTGAAGCCCGACCAGGTTCACGTGCTGGCCGGCGGCCGCATCGTCAAAAGTGGCGGCGCGGATTTGGCGCTGGAACTCGAAGAAAAAGGTTACGGCTGGCTGGAGACGGCAGCAGCATGAGCTTCGCCACCCTGCCCTCGCAACTGCCGCCACAGCGCAGCGCCCGGTTACAGCAGTTTCTTGATCTGGGCTGGCCGCATCGCAAGCTGGAAGCCTGGCGCTACACCGACCTGGCACCCCTCGCCAAGCGCGACTGGGCGCTGCCGGATCTGCCTGCTGACGACAGCAGCCTGGCCGTGGATGCGCGCGACCATTTCGCGCTGCTCAACAGCGCCTTGGCGACGACCGCTGCGGCTGGCGACGCAGTCGCTGAACATGCCCAGGTTCACACCCAGGGCCGCGACATCGTTGCCGCAGGTCAAACCAATACGCAGGTGCTGCGCCGGGCAGGACAGATCGACGGTCTGCGCAGCCATTGGCATACGCTGGACGTGGCGCGTGACGCCACCGCACACCGAGTCTGGGTCAGTGACCCACAGGGCAACGGCCACGATCTGTCGCGGCTGACCGTCACCGTCGCCGAGGGCGCCACGCTGAATCTGGTGGTCGTGCATCTGGGCCGCGCCACCACGCGGCTGGAGCTGGACATTCACCTGCAAGGCCCGCACAGCGCTGCGCACCTGCACGTGCTCAGCCTGCCGGCTGCGGGTGCCTTCGACCTGCCGGTGAAGGTGCACCACGAAGCGCCGCAGGCGATCAGTCGCCTGACCCTGCGGGCCATTGGTCTGGCCAACACGCGCAGCAGCGTCAACGGTCATATCAAGGTGTACGAAGGCGCGACCAAGACCGACTCCGAGCAGCACATGGCCAGCCTGCTGCTGTCGCCCAAGGCCGAGATCAATGCCAAGCCCGACCTTGAGATTTACAACGACGACGTCAAGTGCGCCCACGGGTCCAGCTTCGGCCAGCTCAACGACGACGCGCTGTTTTACCTTCGTGCGCGGGGACTCAATGAAACGGTCGCTCGCGGGATGCTCACACAGGCGTTTGCCGAGCAGGTGCTGGCCCAGATCGGCGACGAGGCGCTGCGCGAGCAGCTCACCACGACCCTGTTGCAACGTCTCAACGAGGCATCGCCATGAGCCTTGATCTTGCATCCATTCGCGCACAGTTCCCGATACTCGCCGAGACGGTACACGGCAAACGTCTGGCATATCTGGACAACGCCGCGACCACGCAGAAACCGCTGGCGGTGCTGGACCGCATCGACCGCTACTACCGGCACGAGAACGCCAACGTACACCGCGCCGTGCACCTGCTGGCCGAACGTGCAACCAAAGCCTATGAAGGGGCGCGTGATCGCATCGCCAGCTTCGTCGGCGCCGACCGTGAAGAGATCGTCTTCACCCGCGGCACCACCGAGGCCATCAACCTCGTCGCACGCAGCTATCTGCAACCCATGCTTCAGCCCGGCGACGAAGTGCTGCTCACCGGCATGGAGCACCACTCCAACATCGTGCCCTGGCAGCTTGCGGGCGCCAAAACCGTGGCAGCCCCCGTGCGCGACGATGGCAGCCTGGATCTCGACGCGTGGCGGGCAATGCTCAACCCGCGCACCAGGCTCGTGGCCGTGGTGCAGGTATCGAACGCACTGGGCACGGTCAATCCGGTCGCCGAGATGATTGAGATCGCACACGCCGCCGGCGTGCCGGTGCTGGTCGACGGTGCGCAGTCATTGGCGCATTTGAAGCTTGATCTGCACGCGCTTGACGTCGACTTCTTCACCACCTCGGCGCACAAGGCCTTTGGCCCCACCGGCTTCGGCATGTTGTACGCCAAGCGCGAACACCTCGAGGCCATGCCGCCGTGGCACGGCGGCGGCGACATGATCGAGACCGTGGCCTTCGAGGGCAGCACCTGGAACGAGATTCCCTACAAGTTCGAGGCCGGCACGCCCGACATGGCCGGGGCCATCGGCTTTGCCGCGGCGCTGGATTGGATTGACGGCGTCGGTCTGGACACACTCATCGCCCACGAGGTTGACCTCACCGCCTATGCCACCGAGCAACTTGCCGGCCTGCCGGGCATTCGGGTGATCGGCACGGCCCCGGGCAAGGTCGGCGTGTTCTCGATGGTGATGGACGGCGCCCACCCGCACGATCTGGGTACCTTGCTCAGCGAATCGGGCGTGGCCGTGCGCACCGGGCACCACTGCACCATGCCACTGTGGCAGCGCTTCGGCGTGCCAGCCACGGCGCGAGCGTCGCTGGCGGTCTACAACGGTCACGACGACATCGATCAACTGGTCAGTGGGCTGAAAACGGCCCAGCGCCTGCTGGGCTGACACGCCGCCGTTAATCGGGCAATGGGCACCGGGCCGAATGAGCCCGCGTCCATCGCGGCGACCGTATGACATGATCGTCTGCAAACCCTTCTAAAACACTGCCCCCGCGCATGTCGTCAACCTCAGTGCCCCCGGTTCCAGAAGGCTCTGGCCTTCCCTGGTATCAACGGCTCCAGACCCAGTTCTGGCTGCTGTTTCTGGTGCTGATGGTCGTACTTGGCGGCCTCACCTACTGGCTGGGGCTGGTGCTGATTCGCGACACACTCTCAACCGAGTCCTTGCGCTACGAAACCGAAAGCGCGCGGCGCGTGCAGACCAGGCTCACAGCCTTGGCCGATCAGGCTGAGACCCTGGCGGCCATGATCAGTGAGTTGGCGGCGGTGGCCGGTGACCCCGCCAACCCCACCCCGGCCATTCCCGACATGGTCAATGCCGCCGACCCGGAAGAGCTGTTCACCGGCGTCGGCATCTGGCCGATCACGGCCAAAGGCCAGCCCCGCCGCAGTCAGCTTTGGCTACGCGACGATGATGGCAAGCTGGTGCCGCATGGCGACTACAACGATCCGCGCACCGTCCCTTTTACCGAGGCGGCCTGGTTCACACCCACTCGGTTCACCCCGCCTCATCGCTGCTACTGGTCGCCCGTGCGCCGCGAGCCACTGGTCGATCGCGCGCTGATCAGCTGCAGCGTGCCGTTGATGCGCGGCGGAGGGATGACGGGCGTCGTCACCGTTGCGATCAGTGTCAAGACGCTGGAACGACTGTTCGATGAGGCCTCGCAAGACACCCCCGGTTACAGCCTGCTCATCGATGGTGACCACCGCGTCATCGCGGCGTCCGAACGCCTGGTTACCGCGATGCGTGCGCAGCCCGTCGCCAACATGGCCGAGCTGGGCCAGCGTGTCACCGCCCTGTCGCCGCTGGCGGTCGAACTGTTCAACCGACGTCAGGCACAGTTGTCCGTGGTGACCCGTTCACCCGCCTACGATCCCAGTGCCATCACGCGGCTTGCCGCCGAAACGCGTGACTTCACCCGCAACGATGCCGAGCAGGCCACGGCCCAGCTCTGGTCGCGCCTCGGCGCCGGTGCCGAGGCGCCCGCGCCAGTGATCAGCCGCATCAAGCGCGACCCGATCGTGGGTAGCGACGCCAACGCCGTGGTGTTCGAGATGCCACAAACCGGCTGGACACTGGTCAAGGTCCGTGCCGCGCAAGAGGGCTTTTCGGGTGCCGGCTACCTGTTCAAACAGGTACTGGTGCTGACCGGCGGCGGCGTGGTGATTGCCCTGCTGCTCATTTCCGGGGCGCTGCGCGCACTGATCATCAACCCCCTCAAGCGTATTGCCGAGACCCTGTCGCTGCAGTCCGATGCCGAGTCGTCGCTGGACATCGTGCTCGACGAGTCGCGTCGTAACGAAGTCGGCGTCATTGCCCGCCTCTACAACGAGCGTACGCGCCACCTGCGTGAGTTGATGGACGGTGCGCTGTCGATGAAAACCCAGATGTCGCTGGAATCGGCACACCGGCGTGACCTTGAGCGGGCACTTGAGCGGGTCCGGGCGATCCATCTTGCGACCCTCGGCGCACTCGACGACGCCTGGGCGCTGCTTGACGTCGAAGGCCGTCTGACACAGGTCAACGCCGCCATGGAGGCGCGACTGGGGCACCGTCGGAACGAGCTGGTCGACCGCCTGGCCGATGAAGTCATCAGCCTGCAGGGCTACGACAAGCCGTTGGGGCACTGGCTGCAGCAGGCGCTCGAGCGGGGCCAGCCGCTGGAACTGCCCGGTGTTGGCACCTGGCTCAGCAACAGCGGGGATGCCCAGGTGGTCGTCCATCTGCACCCGGTCAAGCCGGCGCTGCAACGCCATGCCAGCCATGTGGTTCTGCTGCTGCGGTTGGCCGGCGATACCCCGGCCGTGCAGGCCAATGACGACCTCAGCCCGGTCAGCGGCCTGCATGGGCGGGGCAGCGCCGAGCGCCACATCAAACGCCTGTTGCTCAGCAATCCCGACACGGTGCACGCGGGCGCCCTGATCAATCTGGATCGCTTCGACGCCATCAACACCCAGCACGGCCAGTCGGCTGGGGATGAGTTGCTGCACCGCGTGGCACGTCGCCTCGAGGCCGCGATTGGCGGTGCCGGTGCGGTTTACCACCTCAAGGGCGACGAGTTTCTGGTGGTGCTGGAAGGCTTCGATGCCGACCGCGCACGGGTGCTGGTTGCCGCGGTATG from the Polycyclovorans algicola TG408 genome contains:
- a CDS encoding SufD family Fe-S cluster assembly protein; the encoded protein is MSFATLPSQLPPQRSARLQQFLDLGWPHRKLEAWRYTDLAPLAKRDWALPDLPADDSSLAVDARDHFALLNSALATTAAAGDAVAEHAQVHTQGRDIVAAGQTNTQVLRRAGQIDGLRSHWHTLDVARDATAHRVWVSDPQGNGHDLSRLTVTVAEGATLNLVVVHLGRATTRLELDIHLQGPHSAAHLHVLSLPAAGAFDLPVKVHHEAPQAISRLTLRAIGLANTRSSVNGHIKVYEGATKTDSEQHMASLLLSPKAEINAKPDLEIYNDDVKCAHGSSFGQLNDDALFYLRARGLNETVARGMLTQAFAEQVLAQIGDEALREQLTTTLLQRLNEASP
- a CDS encoding aminotransferase class V-fold PLP-dependent enzyme; this translates as MSLDLASIRAQFPILAETVHGKRLAYLDNAATTQKPLAVLDRIDRYYRHENANVHRAVHLLAERATKAYEGARDRIASFVGADREEIVFTRGTTEAINLVARSYLQPMLQPGDEVLLTGMEHHSNIVPWQLAGAKTVAAPVRDDGSLDLDAWRAMLNPRTRLVAVVQVSNALGTVNPVAEMIEIAHAAGVPVLVDGAQSLAHLKLDLHALDVDFFTTSAHKAFGPTGFGMLYAKREHLEAMPPWHGGGDMIETVAFEGSTWNEIPYKFEAGTPDMAGAIGFAAALDWIDGVGLDTLIAHEVDLTAYATEQLAGLPGIRVIGTAPGKVGVFSMVMDGAHPHDLGTLLSESGVAVRTGHHCTMPLWQRFGVPATARASLAVYNGHDDIDQLVSGLKTAQRLLG
- a CDS encoding EAL domain-containing protein, with amino-acid sequence MSSTSVPPVPEGSGLPWYQRLQTQFWLLFLVLMVVLGGLTYWLGLVLIRDTLSTESLRYETESARRVQTRLTALADQAETLAAMISELAAVAGDPANPTPAIPDMVNAADPEELFTGVGIWPITAKGQPRRSQLWLRDDDGKLVPHGDYNDPRTVPFTEAAWFTPTRFTPPHRCYWSPVRREPLVDRALISCSVPLMRGGGMTGVVTVAISVKTLERLFDEASQDTPGYSLLIDGDHRVIAASERLVTAMRAQPVANMAELGQRVTALSPLAVELFNRRQAQLSVVTRSPAYDPSAITRLAAETRDFTRNDAEQATAQLWSRLGAGAEAPAPVISRIKRDPIVGSDANAVVFEMPQTGWTLVKVRAAQEGFSGAGYLFKQVLVLTGGGVVIALLLISGALRALIINPLKRIAETLSLQSDAESSLDIVLDESRRNEVGVIARLYNERTRHLRELMDGALSMKTQMSLESAHRRDLERALERVRAIHLATLGALDDAWALLDVEGRLTQVNAAMEARLGHRRNELVDRLADEVISLQGYDKPLGHWLQQALERGQPLELPGVGTWLSNSGDAQVVVHLHPVKPALQRHASHVVLLLRLAGDTPAVQANDDLSPVSGLHGRGSAERHIKRLLLSNPDTVHAGALINLDRFDAINTQHGQSAGDELLHRVARRLEAAIGGAGAVYHLKGDEFLVVLEGFDADRARVLVAAVCAQLVEAKFRWSSKMLSITASAGIAEIHADSERPASRLLTELDAATQDAKLRGGNTVTVFTAELSQAHNLIDSHLWTRRITAGLEEGRFHLTTQFIANAKPLDAEGDVFDMQVALEDEEGFWADPSVFMPVAERLQLSPQIDRWIVTQTLIHLAQNPSRLKTVGRVRLRLSPATVVDPEWLTFLVDAFERHGVPAGQICFELPILDIARHQSALLPFCDAMRAIGCHLAGPHPLMLAAAERSGWRQLQLDELVFDASILAGLQTDAAERLMAEQALQLAHVRKQRLLVRHLHDPDLLKAWQLLGADYLEGVTVARSTPILFSTAR